Below is a window of Gemmatimonadota bacterium DNA.
CAAAAGCATAGGTCTCAGAAATACTATGCTTCTGACAAACCGCGAAACTGGTGCAATCTGTAAATGATAACTTTGCAGAATCGTATTGCCGAAAAAGCCGCTTAGCTTCTTGAAACAGGGTCTTATCTATTTCTGTGACGGTTAAACCATCTATTTTTTTAGCGCGTTCAATAAAGTCGAGAAACTGCACCGCTACTGAGTGGCTCACGTCATATCGAAGTCGCGTTATAGTTTCATCAAGCACATAATCCGTCGTTAAAAATCGCGTTTTTTGCCGTTTTAAGTCCGCGTAAATCGTCACAGCGTCGGTGTGATTCTGATCTCTTTGATTGGAAAGGGCAATCCAAGCACCGCTATCGACAAAAATCATGGTTTTGATCGCAATTCATAGATGATTTCATCGTGATTGACAGAACCATCAGTTCGGTCAGATTTTGCAAATCCAACCATCTCATCGAGAATCGCATATCCTTCTTCTATTTTATTTTTTTCTATGATTTCAGGGTTGATTGGACCGCTCCGCACAAGAAAGATAAAGTAATTAAGAACTTCTAATGCCTGCCATATAATTCCGGTAAACACATCGCGCAAATGCTGACTCTCAACACCGAAGTCCTTAGCAATTTTTCGATAGTTGCGACCTTTGCGATGCGCGGCACTGCTGGAACGCAGGCTCTGAAGTTTCCGCAAAAAGGCGATGCGCTCGGCAGCACCTTCAACATCATGGGCACTAAATACAGCTTCCAGACGTGCAATGCTACCTTTAAGTTTTGCTCTTTGATCTTTAGAAATGAGCGTGTTTAGGCGCCTCTCGTTTAGGGAATCAATGAGTATCTTTGTGAGACTCAAAACCAACGCATCAAAATCGCTTTGCTCATCGGTGGCTGGAATTCTCAAATTTTTGAAATGGTATTCGTCGCCTGTATCCAGTGGCAGCAACAATTGCCACCCCAGATATTCTTTACAGGCGTCTTGTAAATCTTGATAACGTATCCTAAACAAGTGTTCAGGTCGATCTGAATTTGCAGACTGATTCAAGATTTGACGCTTAAAATAGGTCTTACTTACACCGCCTTCGGGCAGGATATTGTAAGACCGCCAGTGTAGCTGTTCTGTATAAGGGAGGTCTCGCCCAAGATCGCCTAACCACGCACAGATTTTGTCGTCGTGATGGCTGTCAATCGCCATGCACCACAGGTCACCACAGCGCAGAAGCGAATCCTCTACGGTATATTTACTGGACTCATGGTAATACTTGTCTAAAACCTGTTTGCGAAAATGCACAGGGGTCAGATAATGGGGCGCGTCGGGGTTTGCTCCAAAATAATTTGCCAGAGCATCCGGGTCAGATGTATGGATAATTTCATCTCCGTCCTCATCGACATCAATGATAAATTCCACATGCTCTTCTTCCGGTTTCTCAGAAAA
It encodes the following:
- a CDS encoding PIN domain-containing protein; translated protein: MIFVDSGAWIALSNQRDQNHTDAVTIYADLKRQKTRFLTTDYVLDETITRLRYDVSHSVAVQFLDFIERAKKIDGLTVTEIDKTLFQEAKRLFRQYDSAKLSFTDCTSFAVCQKHSISETYAF